In Patescibacteria group bacterium, a single window of DNA contains:
- a CDS encoding YerC/YecD family TrpR-related protein: MSQWDNQTTKDLCQAILALKNLQEAKYFLRDLLTEQEIIEFGKRWRAAQMLDEKKPYLKIERETGLSSTTIARVSKWLNRGKGGYQLILKRLKNHHHNLSPYGKRLG; this comes from the coding sequence ATGTCACAATGGGATAATCAAACAACCAAAGACCTATGCCAAGCGATTTTGGCTTTAAAAAACCTTCAAGAAGCCAAGTATTTTTTGCGCGATCTTTTAACTGAGCAAGAAATTATTGAATTCGGAAAAAGATGGCGGGCTGCGCAGATGTTGGATGAAAAAAAACCTTACCTGAAAATTGAGAGAGAAACTGGATTAAGTTCTACCACAATAGCCCGAGTCTCAAAATGGCTCAATAGAGGTAAGGGTGGCTATCAATTAATTTTAAAAAGATTAAAAAACCATCATCACAATCTTTCTCCTTACGGGAAAAGGTTGGGTTGA
- a CDS encoding DNA polymerase ligase N-terminal domain-containing protein translates to MLEKYQEKRNFQKTPEPRGKAAKSKDNRFVIQQHRARTLHYDVRLEVEGVLKSWAVPKNLPLSLGEKHLAIKTEDHPVQYLTFEGIIPEGNYGAGVVQIWDQGKFKLESREPRKLVFYLRGKKLTGKYVLVKIGKQPKKGKNWLVFKIKA, encoded by the coding sequence ATGTTAGAAAAATATCAGGAAAAAAGAAATTTTCAAAAAACTCCGGAGCCGCGGGGAAAAGCAGCAAAATCTAAGGACAATCGTTTTGTAATCCAGCAACATAGAGCGCGGACTTTACATTATGATGTTCGCCTTGAGGTTGAAGGGGTTTTGAAGTCTTGGGCTGTACCCAAGAATTTACCTTTATCATTAGGGGAGAAACATTTAGCGATTAAGACCGAGGATCATCCTGTGCAATACCTTACTTTTGAGGGTATAATCCCCGAAGGGAATTATGGCGCTGGCGTGGTTCAGATTTGGGACCAGGGTAAGTTTAAACTAGAAAGTCGCGAGCCCCGCAAGCTTGTTTTTTATTTGCGAGGCAAAAAATTGACGGGAAAGTATGTTTTGGTTAAAATAGGGAAACAGCCAAAAAAGGGTAAAAACTGGCTGGTTTTCAAGATAAAAGCATAA